In Quercus lobata isolate SW786 chromosome 12, ValleyOak3.0 Primary Assembly, whole genome shotgun sequence, a genomic segment contains:
- the LOC115971276 gene encoding DNA repair endonuclease UVH1 — MVQFHEQIIGELLEDPNGGLVVLSSGLSLPKLISSLLHLHSSTTGTLLLLSPPSLKSLILHHHHSNHPQLPSEISAEFPANHRLSLYSSNSIFFITPRILIVDLLSNKLSPSLISGLVILNAHSLSETSTEAFIVRILRSSNRDLYVRAFSDKPHAMVSGFAKAERTMKCLYLKRLHLWPRFQVHVAEELERDPPVVVDVRVPMTKYMVGIQKAIIEVMDACLKEMRKTNKVDVEDLTVENGLFKSFDEIVRRQLDPIWHTLGKKTKQLVSDLKTLRKLLDYLVRYDAVTFLKYLDTLRVSESFRSVWIFAESSYKIFDYAKKRVYRFGRSDGAKSSGQGKSVTGKKRKSKGDDKNEKEVGGTSLASTSSGLVLEEVLEEAPKWKVLREVLEEIEGERQKQREEFQVEGEENDSGIVLVACKDERSCMQLEECILNSTQKVMREEWEKYLLNKVDLRDLQTRYKKKPKDPKGFGVLDGIVPITPAQNAQASSSINKQEHDALLAAASELRSQAKKDCAIGDDPQPHDGSKKGGKGKGKGRSKKGPANVQSLGNKKAARNDKVETSDSENEGKKDEINPATVDKSILWKHTQESNITGSRTAKPLPPVHFYALESDQPILDTLKPSVIIVYQPDITFVREIEVYKSENLSKNLKVYFLFYEDSTEVQKFEASIRRENAAFESLIRQKSMMMIPVDQDGRCLGLNSSVEPQASSSQNSITRKAGGRKEIEKEMQVIVDMREFMSSLPNILHQRGMRIIPVTLEVGDYIISPLVCVERKSIQDLFMSFTSGRLYHQVETMVRYYKIPVLLIEFSQDKSFSFQSASDIGDDVTPNSIISKLSLLALHFPRLRIIWSRSLHATAEIFASLKANQDEPDETKAMRVGVPSEEGIVEDDVRAENYNTSAIEFLRRLPGVTDSNYRAIMDGCNSLADLALLPVERLAELMGGQKAARTLREFLDAKYPTLL; from the exons aTGGTCCAATTCCACGAGCAAATAATTGGAGAACTTCTAGAAGATCCGAACGGCGGTCTAGTAGTCCTCTCCTCCGGCCTCTCTCTCCCAAAACTCATCTCCTCTCTCCTCCACCTCCACTCCTCCACCACCGGaaccctcctcctcctctctcCTCCTTCTCTCAAATCCCtcatcctccaccaccaccactctaACCACCCTCAACTACCTTCCGAAATCTCCGCCGAATTTCCCGCTAACCACCGCCTCTCTCTCTACTCCTCCaactccatcttcttcatcaccCCTCGCATCCTCATCGTGGATCTCTTGTCCAACAagctctctccttctctcatcTCCGGCCTCGTCATCCTCAACGCTCACTCTCTCTCCGAGACCTCCACCGAAGCCTTCATCGTCCGCATCCTCCGGTCCTCCAACAGAGACCTCTACGTCCGAGCTTTCTCCGACAAGCCTCACGCGATGGTCTCCGGCTTCGCCAAAGCCGAGCGCACCATGAAATGCCTTTACCTCAAGCGCCTCCACCTCTGGCCGAGATTCCAGGTCCACGTCGCGGAGGAGCTCGAGCGGGACCCGCCGGTTGTGGTCGACGTCAGGGTTCCGATGACGAAGTACATGGTTGGGATTCAGAAGGCTATTATTGAGGTTATGGATGCGTGCTTGAAGGAAATGAGGAAGACTAATAAGGTTGATGTTGAGGATCTGACGGTGGAGAATGGCTTGTTCAAGTCGTTTGATGAGATTGTGAGGCGGCAGTTGGATCCGATTTGGCATACCTTGGGGAAGAAGACGAAGCAGCTTGTTTCCGACTTGAAGACCTTGAGGAAACTCTTGGATTATCTCGTTAG GTATGATGCAGTGACTTTTTTGAAGTATTTGGATACGCTGAGGGTGTCGGAGAGTTTTCGGTCTGTTTGGATATTTGCAGAGTCGAGCTATAAGATATTTGACTATGCAAAGAAACGGGTATATCGTTTTGGGAGGTCAGATGGTGCGAAATCAAGTGGGCAGGGTAAGAGCGTGACAGGCAAAAAGAGAAAATCAAAGGGGGATGACAAGAATGAGAAAGAAG TTGGCGGTACTTCGTTAGCAAGTACAAGTAGTGGGTTAGTTTTGGAGGAAGTCTTGGAGGAGGCACCAAAGTGGAAGGTGTTACGT GAGGTTCTTGAAGAGATAGAAGGGGAAAGACAAAAGCAGAGAGAAGAGTTTCAGGTTGAAGGTGAAGAAAATGATAGTGGTATTGTTCTAGTGGCATGCAAAGATGAACGCTCCTGCATGCAGCTTGAAGAATGCATCTTGAACAGTACACAGAAG GTCATGCGTGAAGAATGGGAGAAGTACTTACTAAACAAAGTAGACCTGCGTGACCTACAAACACGTTATAAAAAGAAACCAAAGGATCCCAAAGGTTTTGGGGTTCTTGATGGCATTGTCCCCATAACACCGGCGCAGAATGCACAGGCTAGCAGCAGCATAAACAAGCAGGAACATGATGCACTTTTGGCTGCCGCATCAGAGTTAAGAAGTCAAGCTAAAAAGGATTGTGCTATTGGAGATGATCCGCAGCCTCATGATGGCAGCAAAAAAGgtggaaaaggaaaaggaaagggaagGAGTAAGAAAGGCCCGGCTAATGTTCAGAGTCTTGGGAATAAAAAGGCAGCAAGGAATGATAAAGTTGAAACATCAGATTCAGAAAACGAAGGCAAAAAAGATGAAATCAATCCAGCCACTGTAGACAAATCAATTCTTTGGAAGCATACTCAAGAGTCTAATATTACAGGATCCAGAACTGCTAAGCCACTGCCACCGGTGCACTTTTATGCCCTAGAAAGTGATCAGCCTATACTGGACACTTTGAAGCCCTCTGTAATTATTGTATACCAACCAGACATAACTTTTGTCAGGGAAATTGAAGTTTATAAATCTGAGAATCTATCAAAAAATTTGAAGGTTTACTTTCTTTTCTATGAAGATTCTACTGAAGTGCAAAAGTTTGAGGCTAGTATAAGGAGGGAGAATGCAGCCTTTGAATCTCTGATCAGGCAGAAATCAATGATGATGATTCCAGTTGATCAG GATGGGCGCTGTCTGGGATTAAATTCTTCTGTAGAGCCACAAGCCTCAAGTTCCCAAAACTCTATAACAAGAAAGGCAGGTGGAAGGAAGGAAATTGAGAAAGAGATGCAG GTAATAGTGGACATGAGGGAGTTTATGAGCAGTCTTCCAAATATTCTCCACCAGAGGGGTATGCGCATAATTCCAGTAACCTTGGAAGTAGGGGATTATATTATCTCACCATTAGTATGTGTAGAGAGAAAGAGTATCCAAGATCTTTTTATGAGCTTCACATCAGGTCGCCTTTACCACCAAGTAGAGACAATGGTCCGCTATTATAAAATACCTGTTCTCCTGATTGAGTTTTCACAAGACAAAAGTTTTTCATTTCAG TCTGCAAGTGATATTGGTGATGATGTGACGCCAAACAGTATTATATCGAAACTTTCTTTGCTCGCTCTCCATTTTCCCCGTCTGCGAATCATCTGGTCTCGGAGTCTGCATGCTACAGCTGAAATATTTGCTTCACTCAAGGCAAATCAGGATGAACCTGACGAGACCAAAGCAATGCGAGTTGGTGTTCCCTCTGAAGAGGGTATTGTGGAAGATGATGTGAG AGCTGAAAACTACAATACATCTGCAATTGAGTTTCTGAGACGACTCCCAGGTGTGACAGATTCAAATTACAGGGCTATAATGGATGGATGCAATAGCCTGGCAGATCTCGCCCTTCTTCCTGTAGAGAGATTAGCTGAACTAATGGGTGGTCAGAAAGCTGCTAGGACTCTCAGGGAATTCCTTGATGCAAAGTATCCAACCTTGTTATGA
- the LOC115972404 gene encoding phospho-2-dehydro-3-deoxyheptonate aldolase 2, chloroplastic-like: protein MSLTHILRGSVSITPLLSHSHTTTPTTKPHFLHVTTPKPTTTTTTTTIPSVSVSDISSSESWAPHSWTSKKALQLPDYPDPEELRLVLNTLESFPPIVFAGEARNLEERLAQAALGEAFLLQGGDCAESFKEFSADNIRDTFRVLLQMGIVLTYGAQIPVIKVGRMAGQFAKPRSDAFEIKDGVKLPSYRGDNINGDAFNEKSRIPDPQRLIRAYLQSVGTLNLLRAFATGGYAAMQRVSQWNLDFVVHSEQGDRYMELAQRVDEALGFMAAAGVTVNHPMMNTVEFWTSHECLHLPYEQAMTRVDSTTGCYYDCSAHMLWVGERTRQLDGAHVEFLRGVSNPLGIKVSDKMDPKELVKLCETLNPHNKPGRLTIITRMGADNMRVKLPHLIKAVRQAGLIVTWVSDPMHGNTIKAPSGLKTRPFDSIRAELRAFFDVHAQEGSHPGGVHLEMTGQNVTECIGGSKAVTFEELNSRYHTHCDPRLNASQSLELAFAIAERLRKKRLKPANNFQR, encoded by the exons atgtctCTGACTCACATTCTCAGAGGCTCTGTTTCTATAACCCCActtctctctcattctcacACCACTACTCCCACCACCAAACCCCACTTCCTCCACGTCACCActccaaaacccaccaccaccaccaccaccaccaccataccTTCTGTGTCAGTCTCTGACATTTCTTCCTCAGAAAGCTGGGCCCCACACTCATGGACGTCCAAGAAGGCCCTCCAGCTCCCGGACTACCCGGACCCGGAAGAGCTCCGGTTGGTCCTCAATACCCTCGAGTCCTTCCCTCCCATCGTGTTCGCCGGCGAGGCCCGCAACCTCGAGGAGCGGCTGGCTCAGGCCGCATTGGGTGAGGCCTTTTTGCTTCAAGGTGGTGACTGTGCCGAGAGCTTCAAGGAGTTCAGTGCCGATAACATCAGAGACACTTTCCGGGTTTTGTTGCAAATGGGTATCGTCCTCACCTACGGGGCACAAATACCTGTCATTAAG GTAGGAAGGATGGCAGGCCAATTTGCAAAACCTAGGTCAGATGCTTTTGAGATTAAAGATGGTGTGAAGCTCCCTAGTTATCGGGGAGACAATATCAATGGTGATGCTTTTAATGAGAAATCTAGAATACCTGATCCGCAAAGGTTGATCAGAGCATACCTCCAATCTGTTGGCACGCTGAATCTCCTTAGAGCATTTGCCACTGGAGGGTATGCTGCCATGCAGAGAGTCTCACAGTGGAATCTTGATTTTGTGGTTCACAGTGAACAGGGAGACAg GTACATGGAACTTGCGCAAAGAGTGGATGAAGCTCTGGGGTTCATGGCTGCTGCTGGGGTTACTGTAAATCATCCCATGATGAACACTGTTGAGTTTTGGACATCTCATGAATGTCTTCATTTACCATATGAGCAAGCCATGACGAGGGTGGATTCAACAACTGGGTGTTATTATGATTGTTCTGCTCACATGCTTTGGGTTGGTGAGAGGACTCGGCAGTTAGATGGAGCACATGTTGAATTCCTCCGGGGTGTATCTAATCCTCTTGGTATAAAG GTGAGTGACAAAATGGATCCAAAGGAGCTTGTGAAATTGTGTGAAACTCTCAACCCTCACAACAAACCTGGAAGGCTGACAATAATAACTCGAATGGGGGCAGATAATATGCGGGTAAAGCTTCCCCATCTGATTAAAGCTGTGCGCCAGGCTGGGCTTATTGTCACTTGGGTTAGTGATCCCATGCATGGGAACACAATAAAGGCTCCTTCTGGTCTCAAGACACGACCGTTCGATAGTATCAGG GCTGAGTTGAGGGCTTTCTTTGATGTTCATGCACAAGAAGGAAGCCATCCTGGGGGAGTTCATTTGGAGATGACTGGGCAGAATGTGACGGAGTGCATTGGAGGGTCGAAGGCAGTGACCTTTGAAGAATTGAATTCCCGCTATCACACACACTGTGACCCCAGGCTGAATGCTTCACAGTCACTTGAATTGGCATTTGCCATAGCTGAGAGGCTGAGGAAGAAAAGGTTAAAACCTGCTAACAACTTTCAAAGGTAA
- the LOC115972293 gene encoding wall-associated receptor kinase 2-like yields the protein MMMEKKTRTIQHITWFLWFVVVLFVWACIATASLAASSVANPGCLETCGDIIVPYPFGIEDPKCAKNKSFLLVCNRSTNPPKLYIGENIFVYNISVENSTATTGIDAAFRCYNETGLKWQFDQQITLLNGPLTFSNSRNKFTSLGCDNLAFMNDANGGFGGGCFSLCSYNESSPPDDGSCSGVGCCQTQIPKHLKTLNITLGKISSNNISDNSVSNISCVYAFLTDPTLFNTSTIDLHIDPSIDNRYPSPPVVLDWVVGKEKCEASEGPSGYACGDTGTLCSYSDNGRGYRCSCQEGYIGNPYLRQGCQDINECEDPSTYPCEGTCKNTPGNYTCICPLVMRGDGKVACRGVRLIVIVTVLGAIISFVISILLIFILYKRRRQEKNFIKHGGLVLQNQRVRIFKEEELIKVTNNYGHLLGQGGFGSVYRGVLADDTHIAVKKPRGLDKTDLNQQFQHEICIISQVNHKNVVKLLGLCLHTDIPLLVYEFISNGTLFEHIHKTKSSFLRSWKNCLRIAEETASALNYLHSSADPPIIHRDVKSSNILLDDHHTAKVSDFGASVLIPLGQNGLAIAVQGTLGYLDPEYLTTGNLTAKSDVYSFGVLLVELLTGQNPCTFTRFGERSNLIQYFVSSLQNENLLQILNVEAIDRIEREQILEVAKLIVNCLNSCGEKRPPMMEVAEVLAKLMRVSHESLLVQYNSEDTESLTSDLPFHGLEFENATSHMGCQLSEFHLSETPLILNQVDSSIDL from the exons CAAAGAACAAGTCCTTCCTACTCGTTTGCAACCGTAGCACCAATCCTCCTAAACTGTACATAGGTGAAAACATTTTCGTGTACAACATATCGGTGGAGAACAGCACAGCAACCACCGGCATAGATGCAGCATTTCGTTGCTACAATGAAACAGGGCTCAAGTGGCAATTTGATCAGCAAATTACACTGTTAAATGGGCCACTGACCTTCTCCAACTCCCGAAACAAGTTTACATCTCTCGGTTGCGATAACTTGGCCTTCATGAATGATGCTAACGGTGGTTTTGGGGGTGGATGTTTCTCCTTGTGCAGCTACAATGAAAGCAGTCCTCCTGATGATGGCTCTTGCTCAGGTGTTGGATGCTGCCAGACACAAATTCCTAAGCACCTCAAGACATTAAATATTACTCTTGGAAAAATAAGCTCAAACAATATAAGCGATAATTCGGTGAGTAATATTTCATGCGTCTATGCCTTCTTAACGGATCCAACCTTGTTCAATACGTCCACTATAGACCTCCACATTGACCCATCAATTGATAATCGGTATCCTAGTCCACCAGTGGTGCTTGATTGGGTGGTGGGAAAGGAAAAGTGCGAAGCAAGTGAAGGACCCTCAGGATACGCCTGCGGTGACACAGGAACTTTGTGCTCCTACTCTGACAATGGCCGCGGATATCGTTGCTCTTGTCAAGAAGGATACATCGGAAACCCCTACCTCCGCCAGGGCTGCCAAG ATATAAATGAGTGCGAAGATCCAAGCACCTACCCATGTGAAGGTACTTGCAAAAATACACCAGGAAATTACACATGCATCTGCCCACTTGTTATGCGTGGTGACGGTAAAGTTGCTTGTCGTGGAGTTCGTCTTATCGTAATTGTCACAg TTCTAGGAGCAATCATTTCGTTTGTGATTAGCATTCTCCTAATCTTCATTCTCTATAAAAGGAGGAGACAAGAAAAAAACTTCATAAAACATGGTGGTTTAGTGCTGCAGAACCAAAGGGTAAGGATATTTAAAGAGGAAGAGCTAATAAAAGTCACCAATAACTATGGCCATCTTCTCGGTCAAGGCGGTTTTGGATCAGTTTACAGAGGGGTATTAGCTGATGATACCCACATAGCCGTCAAGAAGCCTAGGGGCTTGGACAAGACAGATCTTAACCAACAATTTCAACATGAAATTTGTATTATTTCCCAAGTCAATCACAAGAATGTCGTCAAGCTCTTAGGTTTATGCCTACACACTGACATTCCATTGCTTGTTTATGAATTCATATCAAACGGAACACTCTTTGAACATATCCATAAGACTAAGTCAAGTTTCTTAAGGTCATGGAAGAATTGTCTAAGAATAGCTGAAGAGACAGCATCCGCCCTAAATTACTTGCATTCTTCAGCAGACCCACCAATCATTCATAGAGATGTAAAGTCTAGTAACATACTCTTAGATGATCACCATACAGCAAAAGTATCTGATTTTGGAGCTTCAGTTCTCATTCCATTAGGTCAAAATGGACTAGCTATAGCCGTGCAAGGAACTCTCGGTTACCTGGACCCTGAATATCTTACAACAGGTAATTTAACCGCAAAAAGTGATGTATATAGTTTCGGAGTTCTCCTCGTAGAGCTCTTAACAGGACAGAACCCGTGCACTTTTACTAGGTTTGGAGAAAGGAGTAACCTCATTCAATATTTCGTCTCTTCATTACAAAACGAAAATctattacaaattttgaatGTTGAGGCCATTGATAGAATTGAAAGGGAGCAAATATTGGAAGTTGCTAAACTGATAGTGAATTGTCTTAATAGTTGTGGGGAAAAAAGACCACCAATGATGGAAGTGGCAGAGGTTCTTGCTAAGCTAATGAGAGTGTCCCATGAAAGCTTGTTGGTTCAGTATAACAGTGAAGATACAGAGAGCTTAACTAGTGACTTACCATTCCATGGTTTGGAGTTTGAGAATGCAACTTCTCACATGGGCTGCCAATTATCTGAGTTCCATCTCAGTGAAACCCCATTAATATTGAACCAAGTTGACTCATCCATAGATTTATGA